cctggcctgtcttcctttttctggttttgtgttggAGGCAGCATCTGTGTCTTTAACAGACACACTCAGGAGCAGAAGTCTACTCTGTCACAGTTCATTTTTCAGGCCAAAACGAAAATACTGAGGCTGTTTCTTGTTTGTCTGGGCTCTGTCATTTCTGCTAGCAGTCTTGATTTCCCAAATTGTGAAGGGCAAGGGGGAACCCCCTTGTTAAACATTAGAAATGCCTTGCCCTGGAAGTCTTCCATTTTTATTGTCTTGCCACATTTTGTGCAAATCACCCGTTTCAGTTAACCACTTCTTTTTGTCAGTCAagttcctttttaaaaacaagactTTTAATACCctgaaaagtaaaaagcagattaaaatcCTTTTGTCATGACCAGTCACGGTTTGGTGAGTACAGTGTTCTGTATTTGATGAAGCAAACTGTCTCAAGCTGGGACAGAAGCTGCTCTGGATTGGTAAGAATCCTAGAAATGAGATTAGCTAGATGAACGTGCTCACCTGGTAAGACATAGAAGTGGCTACAAGACAATAACAGATCAAACATTTTACAGTGACGTGGCAGGGTTTGGACTTAGGAATTACTTCCAGCAAAGGTCACACTGTGTCAACAGGCAAGATGTCATTCAGTTGTTTTACAGAATATAGTAAAGTATATGTCTTTGAATATAActctattaatattttatttcaagcacTATTTTATTTTGACAGTTTTGAGAAACTTCCTGTGGTTTGACTCTTTATTTTATGAGCAGATGATATCTAAATCttgaaattacattaaaatgaGTCATTTTATCAGGGTGAAAGAACACCCTTGGCACACACAGGatgcatgcaggaaaaaaaatgcagttcctAAAATGTCACGTGAGGGTTTTCTCAGTCACTCCAGAGACAGAATTGATGGTACTTGCTCCAACACGCTGAAATCACTGCTTTGCTCAGGTAGGTATCATAAACTGGAGAATTTTGCTATCCTCATCTACTTGCCATTTATTATTCTTTACTCCTGAAaacccctctccctcctccagtTCCCCCTTTCATTTTCAAACCACATTGCAGCCCTTCTAGCACTCTAGAAAATATAGTGTGGGCAGTATCTTCTAATTGATTCATCAGTTTACTTTGGAGTAGGACTTGCATTACTATTTTACAGCATTCCTTGTTTCCCTGTCTTCTTCATACCATTTTCTGTAGCTAtatggggaggcagcagggttCAATTCTTGCAGCACTGTTTGCCAGTTGTCCTTCTGAAAGTTGCTTCTACATGGATCAGCAAGACCACAAGAAATGTAACAAACTTgggagaattttaaattaagccTCCAGCTTTAAGTTAAGCCTTCCAGTAATGTCTTTCATAGCTTTCCTTGCAGGTCACCCTCACTTACAAGTCTATTGGCAGATATTACCAAAACCTGATAAATGACGATGTTTGTTACAATTGtttatctcattttcttcttagtgAAGCAGTTTGAACACTTATGCATCACTCCACTTTCTGACTGCATGTTATGCAAGAGTGAGATTAATGATTTGAATTttgtttaataatatttatatttagtcCTGCATACAACAATCTCTGACTGGTATTTAAGTACTGGCATAACAGAGGTTAAAAAAGGGTCAGTTGTCTTATTTATGTCTTCTCAGTTGCTTCTGCAGGCTGTATTTACCTCTTCCCTATTCAGTTTCCTTGCATTTTGGTAACATTTTTTGGGACCTTTCAGTAATACAACTGCTGTCATCAATTCAGCAAGGGTTTAGTTAGCAGGAATTTTTTAGACAATTCTATTAATGCCTAAAGAATGaagattggggtttttttttgcaattctATCTTAGCTTTGCTGGTTTTCTCCTTTCTAAATTTATGAAGTCCAAGAATAATTGAGCAATTAACATTTTTCCTCTACTATGGTCATagttttaaaatgtcacttAAGTATGCTGTAGGTCAGCTTCATTGTCTTGCAGTAAGACACCTCATATCTAAAATGGCTGAAGAACATtactctgtattttcatttttatttctacaagTAAATATCTGTCTGTTCttcttaaatattaatttcttgtCTTTCATAGAATCTTAAACCGTTAAGGTCTTGTCTTTCTCCTGGTCAAGATAAGCTTTCCAAGGAACCACCAGACAGCTCAGAACACATGTATAAGAAAAGGAAGTGGTCACTGGCACTTCCCTAAAATACCACTTAGCCAACAGAATTTATGTCCTGTCTGTTCTATTTGTAATGTTCAGAAAGTGGAGCAGGGTTATTTCAGAAAGACAGGCATTGCTTTCTTAACTTAAATGTACTTCACCAGTTATGCCAAAAGAAATTGctcattttaaaggaaagaggaaCTAAAAATGCTGATTTGCCTTTCTGAAGCGGGAAGTCAACCAGgaaacacacctgggcacagcatgGCCATATGAATAGAGAGCTCCACTTTAGAGACTAAGAAGAATCAGATGAAATCAAAGGGATGACAGAGATAGGAGAACATAACTGTATAGAACCCCCTGTTTGAATAGCAAGCTTACGTATAGGTTTAGCCACTATGAAAATGATGAAGATGTACAACAGGTACACTAGTAACAATTTTGTGTAGGCCAATGCCTTTGTATCCCAACAGCTCTGTACTGTCACCTGACTCAGGGGGGATGCTTCAGCAAAGGTTAAGAGAAGAATTTGGGGAGGAGGatcacagaatgactaggttggaagagaccttcaagatcaagtccaacccatgccctaacacctcaactaaaccatggcactgagtgctacatccaatttgtttttaaacacatccaggcatggtgactccatcacctccccaggcagaccattccagtacttcatcactctttctgtaaaaaacctgttcctaatatccaacctatatttccgTTGGTGCAGCTTAAGCCTGTGTCCTCTCgttctgtcagctgctgcctaGAGAAAGAGAGTGACCCCCACCTGAATACAACAACCTTTCAGGAAATTGTAGAGAGTGgtaaggtcacccctgagtctccttttctccaggctaaacagccccagctcccccagttATTCTTTGTAggacttgtgttccaagcccctcaccagaCTCGTTGcacttctctggacacgctctAGAGTCTtatgtccttcccaaactgaggggccagaactggacacagcacttaaggtgtggcctcactagtgccaagtacaggggaagaatgaccttCCGTTTTATTCCtaagttccttcaaaacctcaTTGCCCATCCAGGCTGGACGTTTGCCTCATTGACTCATCTTTCgccacacagggacacacaggtCTGTTCTTGTGCCCTcaagatctctgttttgaagtactttcctggactcctttgtttttaagggctgctTCTCAAGGAACTCTCTTAATAAGTCTCctaaataggccaaagtctgccctctggAAGTCCAGTGTTAAGAGTCTTATCGATGTTCCTCCTCATTTCACCAAATAGCGAGAACTCTCTAATTTCATGATCACTCTGCCCCAAGCGGCCTCCAaccaccacatctcccaccagcccatCTCTCTTTGCAAACAGCAGGTCTAACATAGTCCCTCCCCTGGTGTGCTCACTCAGCAGCTATGACAAAAAGTTGTCCTCCACACACTCTAAGAACTTCCTAGAATGCCTCTTTTCTGCTGTACTAAGCTTCCAGCAGATATCTGGTAGGTTAAAGTcacctacaagaacaagggctggTGATCCTGAAACATTCTCCAGCCACTTATAGAATAAGTTGTCCACTTCTTCCTGGCTGGGTGGATGATAACAGACTCCCAGCAGGATGCcagccttgttggccttccccCTAATTCTTACCCACAGGCATTCAACTTTGTCATCATTAGTTTCAATACCCACGGCATCAAAAGCCTCCCTAATATAAAGGGCCATCCCTCCacctattttccttttcctgtctctctgaagagcttgtagccatccaGTGCAGTGCTCGAGCCATGTGAATCATCCCACCACGTTTCTGTGTTTGCAATTACATCACAGCTTTGCTGTTGCACCATGGCCTCCAGCTCTTGTTACCCACGCTGTGTGCATTAATATacatgcacctcagctgggctgctgatTTCACCCATATCTCAGGCTTACCACCCTTGggcctgcttccagacagcccagctgcatccccttcccccttcagacctagtttaaagccctctcaatGAGGTCTGCCAGTTCAATGAGCTAAAACCCTTCTGCCCTTAACAGAAAGATGgagcccatccagttccagcagGCCAGGTGCCAACAAAGTTGCCCCATGATCAAAGAATCCAAAATTCTGCTGATGACACCAATCCTTAAACCACTTGCTGATAATGTGGGCTCTCCTATTCCTTTCatcatttttctctgccaccAAAAGGACCTGTTCTCCTGCCCTATCAACCACTTGACCCAGTGCCCTAAAGCCCCTTTTAATTGCCCTGACACTCCTCTTTTCACCACTGTCAGCTTGGAATATTTTACCACTGCAGGCAGTGGGTAATAATGAGAGAGCCGAATCAACCCAGGAAGTCTCTCAGTGACATCCCAGACCCaggccccagggaggcagcagatcTCTCTGGGGTCTGGTTGGCATATGGGGCCCTCTGTTCCCCTCAGAAGGGAGTCACCCACTACGACTacccttctttcctttttaacgTTAGAGGTGCTGATCCCTCTGGCAGATGAAGCATAATTAGGAGGCTCACTGGAGAGATCACTTTCTTCTATGTCCTCTGGCTGACCCTCTAGATCCAGGGCCTCACACCTATTCTGAAGTGGCACCTGGCTAGGGGATGGGAGTCGGgaggaatttttattattattacctcTCTGAGTAGGGACCCATTTCCACTCCCCTTCATCCACCAGGTGTCCTCCTATTGTCTGACAGTGGGAGGCATAGGAGTCTTCTGGCTCCCGGTGGGCCTCCCTCAAGCATGGAAGGGCAGAACTCTACcaatttatttccctttcaccTTCCCTAATACTCCTTAGCCTTTCTACTTCCTCCCTAAGCTCGGCCACCAGCGAAAGGAGATCGTTCGCCTGTTCACACCGCAGGCAGGCTTCTTCTGCAATGGCCTCTGGAGCCACTGATAGGCTCAAACACTCCACAAAAAACGAAAcgaaaccaaccaaccaaccaacaaaaacacaacaaacaaaaaacgCCACTAGCAGGAAGAAACCTGCGCCCCTGCCTGCTTGCCCTACTGCGCGAACAGCCGTGCCacgcccctgtctgcccgctGCTGTTCGCCGCGCTCCCTAGAGCCCTCTTTTAATCACCCGCCGCTCGCCGGAGGCAAGCCCCGCCCTGCGCTTGCGTGGCTAACGAGAACCAAGGACGTGAATTGCTGCTAATTTGCTGTCTGTTTTACAGTTGCAGAATGTCTCAAGTTCTGGACAACAGCAGTTCACAGGAACGGGCTGCTGTATATTATGCATCAGAATCAATTGTCTGCATTGCAATCTTCACCATCGTTTTCATCATAGGTATCCCCGGCAATGGGTTGGTGATCTGGGTAGCTGgtctgaaaatgaaaaggtCTGTGAACACTGTCTGGTTCCTAAACCTTGCTGTGGCTGATGTCATGTGCTGCTTGTCCTTGCCATTTTTCATTGTTCACCTGGCCCTTCATGAACACTGGCCCTATGGCTGGTTCCTCTGCAAAGTCATTCCATCAGTCATAATCTTCACCATGTTTGCTAGTGTCTTCCTACTTGTGGCCATCAGCATTGATCGGTGCCTCCTGGTGATGAAACCTGTCTGGTGTCAGAACCACCGAACAGTGAAATTTACATCGGTAATATGCAGTGGCATTTGGCTGCTGGCCTTCATTTTCTGCTGCCCTGTCTTCTACTACCGTGAGACAAGCACTTATGATGGCAAAACGGAGTGTGGGTACAATTCTGGAGTTGAAGATTACATAGATGATCCTGTAAATGTATCTGTAAATGAGTTATGGGAAGAATACTCAACCTACAATGGTAGTGACTTGTGGGGAGATACCAATGAAGGTAATGATTCTGTACCCCTTGCCTCAGTGGTAATAAACAGCACTAGGGCTGTCTTTGGCTTTGTGCTCCCTTTTGGCATAATGGCAGTTTGCTACGCCCTCATTGTTTTCAGAACACATGCAAATCAGTTTCACAAGTCACACAACAGGACACTGCGAACAATTGTGTTTGTGGTAGCTGCATTCTTCATCTGCTGGGCTCCATACCATGTAGTTGGGATGCTCACCATTGTACCTAGTCTTCGAACAAGACTGATGGAGTCACTGATCCTGTGGGATCACCTCTCTACAGCACTTGCATATGCCAACAGCTGCATCAACCCCCTGCTTTATGTTTTTGTGGGACGGGACTTCAGGGCAAAGGTACGGCAATCAGTGCAAAGAATCTTGGAAGGTACCTTTAGCGAGGAACTCACATCTTCAGCCCTTCACAGAAGCCAGACTTCAGCTGACAAGAACCTGAGCAGCACCTTGTAATGCAGGACTTCCTATCACAACTGTAGAAAGAACAAGCTATAGCGCTGCACATCAATCACTCTCTGCTTTAGCAGGTGGTTTTGCTCCAATATATTTGATTAATCTGCCGCTCCAACCCAGGACACTGCAAGCATTCAGCTCGTGACAGATAACCCTCTTTATATCCTACACTGGAGACATGGGAAGTTGGAAGCACAGAGTAATTATTACAGAGTAATAATTTGAGGGATGACTGGTGAAGCAGAAGACACAGTATTTTAACCTACACAGACTATTTTAAGAAAGTGGGACTGGCTACAGATTTGTGGTGGGAATCATGAAGTTGAACCTCTCAACTGAGATAAGAATGTTATTTGCATATATCTGTGTTCTCCTGTCTCTGATAAAGTGCAGCTAAAACTAACTTGGATATTGGTCCTCAAAAGGTCATCACAGCTTTCCTCTGACTCTACCAGGGCTCTGAGGTGTGTGTAGGAGTATCTGGAGATTCCCTAGAGGGTACTGCTACATTTCCTTATAGCCATGCACTAGAAGAGCACTTGCCCCAGTCAGCTGCACTGAACTGACTTTTGTGCCTTGGTAGGTAATCTGCTTGTCCTGGCAAATACATCACTGTATGGTAGTAACCGGTAAATGCACATGCTGAACCTATGTTCATTAGCATGTGCACACTCGCCGTCTCCCAAACACTTCCTCCACCAGAGTCCCAAATCTTCCTTTTAGGAAGCAGTTTGAGATTATCCAAATGTACCTACTGTATTTTGAGATGGCACGTGAGCAGAATTTGAGCATGCAGTCACTGATGACCCAAGATTAGGTGACTGCTGGACTATCAGCCATTTGGCAAAACCCTGGAACTGAGAAGTGATAACCTCCAATCTGACCCTAAGAAGGTAGGGAAAAACCATGTTGTGGCTCAATCATGTTGAGCTCTCTTTACAAGAGAGATGTGCTTCTTATGTCCTTCCAGTGGAGAAAAAGTTTCATCCAGTCAGGCTATTTGGGGTGTTTCCAAGTTTGAATGTTCCCCGctcttgaaaagcagaaatatatttACTAGGTACTCTAAAGAAGCagtttaaaatctgcttttagtGTTCTTCCTTAAAAGAGAAAGGTCAGCAAATATTAAGACAAATAGACACTAAGCATTGGTAGAGCTTTCACTCTGCCTTTCTGGTGAGCATGAATTGAAAGACTCTCAGATCTCACTGCCCTGAGAACAGCCAGCTATAAGAACCTTCAGCTCTTAAAATCCTAAAAAGTCTCCATCTAAAGAAGAGCCAGGTGTGGGGCTGTCCATTTAGCCATGTCCACACCCAAATTTTAAGGTGGGAATCAAGCCATCCTGACAGGCGCcgctgaaagaaaaaaatcaatactgGCACCAAAACAGTTAAACCATAAAcattcactttt
This sequence is a window from Vidua chalybeata isolate OUT-0048 chromosome 2, bVidCha1 merged haplotype, whole genome shotgun sequence. Protein-coding genes within it:
- the C3AR1 gene encoding C3a anaphylatoxin chemotactic receptor, with amino-acid sequence MSQVLDNSSSQERAAVYYASESIVCIAIFTIVFIIGIPGNGLVIWVAGLKMKRSVNTVWFLNLAVADVMCCLSLPFFIVHLALHEHWPYGWFLCKVIPSVIIFTMFASVFLLVAISIDRCLLVMKPVWCQNHRTVKFTSVICSGIWLLAFIFCCPVFYYRETSTYDGKTECGYNSGVEDYIDDPVNVSVNELWEEYSTYNGSDLWGDTNEGNDSVPLASVVINSTRAVFGFVLPFGIMAVCYALIVFRTHANQFHKSHNRTLRTIVFVVAAFFICWAPYHVVGMLTIVPSLRTRLMESLILWDHLSTALAYANSCINPLLYVFVGRDFRAKVRQSVQRILEGTFSEELTSSALHRSQTSADKNLSSTL